The following are encoded together in the Equus quagga isolate Etosha38 chromosome 15, UCLA_HA_Equagga_1.0, whole genome shotgun sequence genome:
- the EDN1 gene encoding endothelin-1 has protein sequence MDYFPMIFSLLFVAFQGAPETVVLGAELSTEADGGGEKPSPSAPWRARRSKRCSCSSLMDKECVYFCHLDIIWVNTPEHIVPYGLGSPSRSKRSLKELFSTKATDHRNRCQCASQKDKKCWNFCQAGKELRGQDTMEKGWNNQKKGKDCSKLGEKCIHQQLVEGRKIRRLEAISNSIKTSFRIAKLKAELYREKKVTHNRAH, from the exons ATGGATTATTTCCCCAtgattttctctctgctgtttgTGGCGTTCCAAGGAGCTCCAGAAACAG tggTCTTGGGGGCCGAGCTCAGCACAGAAGCGGACGGCGGAGGGGAGAAGCCCTCTCCCAGTGCGCCCTGGAGGGCCCGCCGGTCCAAGcgctgctcctgctcctccttgaTGGATAAAGAGTGTGTCTACTTCTGCCACCTCGACATCATCTGGGTCAACACTCCCGA GCACATTGTTCCATATGGACTTGGAAGCCCTTCCAGGTCCAAGCGATCCTTAAAGGAATTATTTTCTACAAAGGCCACAGACCACAGGAATAGATGCCAATGTGCTagccaaaaagacaagaagtgcTGGAATTTTTGCCAAGCAGGAAAAGAACTCAG GGGCCAAGACACTATGGAGAAAGGCTggaataaccaaaagaaaggaaaagactgttCCAAGCTTGGAGAGAAGTGTATTCATCAACAGctagtggaaggaagaaaaataagaag GTTGGAGGCCATCAGCAACAGCATCAAAACATCTTTTCGTATTGCAAAGCTAAAAGCCGAGCTctacagagagaagaaagtgacCCACAACCGAGCACACTGA